Below is a genomic region from Candidatus Lernaella stagnicola.
AAACAGGCAAGGAGCTTTTTGTCATAAATCTGTGGTTGGCTGTGCCCCTTGCAATGGCTACAGGCTTTTTTGCGGGAATGGTCGGTGTTTCGGGAGGATCATTTCTAGTCCCACTGATGGTAATAGCATGCGGCGTACCCATGCGCATCGCGGTAGGAACAGCTTCAGCAATGGTAGCAGCCACTGCATTTGCTGGCTTCATGGGGCATGCCCTACATGGAAACTTCAATCCTACTTGGGCTATACCCATTGCCGGAATAACGATTTTTGGCGGTATTTTAGGAGGCAAAATCGCTCTTAAATCAAACCCAAAATATCTCAAATTACTTTTTGCCGTCACTACGCTCATTGCGGCCGTACTCATGCTGGTAAATGCGAGTGTCGCCAAGTGATTTGTATCGTTATCCTAGCTTGGTAAACCCATATCCCCGGCGGCGGTCTTCCCAGAGCATCGGCGGATGCGGCTCACGTAAGAACCGTCCACCTTGTTGGCTCGGGCGATCTCGGCGATGTTTTTGACTTCCCCGGATTCCAGCAGGTCCCTCCAAATATGGGCGCGGGCAATGGCGACGACCAGGGCATTCTGCGCCTGCTGCTTCGGGGGGAATACCCACCGAATAGAAACTATCGCGAAGTGGCTCGTATCGCCTCGGCAACACCCGCGGCGATGTCGAGCTGCGACTGATGTACACGCCGATCCGTAAGCGGTCCAGCGCCAAGGTCGCCCGGGTGGCGGTGGCGCAAAAACTGGCGGTGATTTGCTGGCTGCGCCTGATGCGCTGGCATCTGGCGCGGGTGGCCTAAAAGGACAGATATCGGCGTGCGTTGGAGGTGAGCGCGGCCCGACCCAGGTGACTAGCGGACGATCCGTCGCTTGCGCCGTTATGGTGAATGGGCGTCTCGCCTCGCGAACCGTTTTATGCACGATTCCACGCGATGGAACTCGGTGCGAATGGGCGTTACGTGCACGCACACACAACATAGAAGAAGTTTTCGAGGAAGGTTCTTGACTCACGCGGTTATGAGTGTCCCCGGAAATCCCATCAACGCATTGATCATGGATGCTGCCGTGGATGTCGAAACGGATCCCAAGCTGTTAGCTATTTTTGCAGCACGTTGATTTCATTGCCGGATGAGTTTTGGCGAGCGACAGCCGGGCGCAGAACCACCGCGCGAGCCATTGGACGTCACGACGGTTTCAGGGAGATTCCGCCGACGAGATCGCGACCGTTGAGTTGAGTCAGCATCAACAATTGGGTGTATCCGTTGGAAATGTCCTCTCGGGTCATGTGACGCGTGGTGAGAATGGGTGTGCCCAAGTTGTATTCATCGGTGTCGTCGGTAAGCAGCGTGAGCCCAAGTTCTTCTTTCTGGTCCATGAAACGCGTCCCAGGGAACAACGTTAGAAGCGCCGGGATGATTTTCTCAACGCCCAAGTCGTAAAGTTTGCGAACAAAATCGAAGGATTGTTCCATCGTCTGCCGTGTCTCATCGGGGTGAGGAAAAACCATGCTCAAAACCGGGCTGATCCCCGCGTCGACCGACCATTTCACGGCGTTTTCGACCTGTTGGAGAGTGATTTTTTTTCCGAGTTTGTTCAATAAGTCCTGGGACCCGGATTCCATGCCGAATTGAATCGTGGTGCAGCCGGCATCCCGCATCCTCTGCAGTATTTCCGCCGAGATGACATCCGCGCGCGATTCGCATGTCCATTTCAATTTGCGCCCCAGCTTTTCGGGAACACGGATTTTGGTCAAACCGTCGCAGATTCGACCGAGGCGCGCGATGTTGTGCGTCATCGTGTCGTCAACGAAATAGAAAGAGGTCAAACCGAACATGTCAATGCACAGTTGGACTTCGTCGACAACCCGTTCGGCGGATCGCTCGATGTAGGCTCGGCCCAGGACAACCGGTCCTGCGCAGAATCCACAGTTGAACGGGCAGCCCCTGCTGGTCAGCACCGTTCCCGGGATGTTGTACCGATCCAACGGCATCAAGTGTCGAGCGGGAAATGGCAGGGCGTCGAGGTCACGGATTCGCTCTCGTTTCGGCATCGTTTTTGTTTTCGGCCCAACTTTCCACACGGTGCCGGGAATTTCGGCAGGCAAAGGTTTTTTTGCGGCAACGGCCCGGCAGAGTTCCTGAAACGACCTCTCGCCTTCCCCGCAAATGACAAGGTCCACGAAGGCGTTTTGCAACGCATCCTGCGGACGCACCGAAACGTGGGGCCCCCCCAGGCAAACCACGCTTGTGCGAAGTTGCTCTTTCACCACTTTCGCGACACGCAAGCCGTTTTTGAAAGTCAGCGTGGTGGTGGAGATGCCGACGACAGCTGGTTGAAAATCGGCCAGGATCGCACGGAGTGGCTCGACATCGATGTCCTCCACATCCATGTCGTGCAGCCTCACATCGAACCCGTCGCGGATCAACACGGAAGCCAAGTATCCTATTCCGAGCGGTGGAATCGCCGACGGTTTGGCCACGAGACGATTGTGCGACCCGGGAACCGGTGCCTGTAACAAAAGAACGCGGCCGTTAAGTCCCATCGAGTTGAACCTCTTCGAATAGCGGCCGCAAGCGCCACGCCACCAGTCCGATTTTTTCGAGGCGATCGAAGTAGGAAACGACTTCATACTCCATCGCGGCCCGATTCGGAACAGCGAACTCGCCGGCCAATTGGTCGATAATCTCATTAATCGTGTGTGTTCCGTCGATCAACTGCCAGATTCGAAGGGCCGTTCCCTCGAGGCACAGGAGGTAGCGAAAACCATAGACCGAGATTCTCTCGCCGCGATCAATGTCGCCGAGGCAGCACTCGTTTGTGCGGCGCGGAGTGGCATCCAGCGACCGCTTCACCGTGACATTCATTCGATTATCATGGAATCAGTCCAACACCTTGGCGACGATCTCCAGATTCCCCATGAAATTGGGGCCCAATTCGGTGTGCGCGATTCCAAGCGAACCTTTCACGATGTCCGGGTTTCCGCGGACAAGCTCAATCGCCTCGCGCAGCGCCCTGCGCTCTCTCGGCAATAACGAATCCAGCAACTTCGCCCGCAGAAAATCTTCGTTGATCATGCCGCCGGGACGTGCGGCCACGGCCACACAAACAACAACAACGACAATAGCGGCACCTGCTCCCGCGAAGCTGTCGGGGTCGACGTTGATTTTTTCCAAGTCGGAAACTCGCCCCAAGGGAGGGAGCTTTCCCAGGTTCGGGAACGTCGATGTCTCGCGCAACAAATCGTCGTACCCATCCAAAATCCTGAGAAGCGGCGCTCTCCACTCCACGTTCACTTTTCCTTTTTTCGGGTCCTTTGTGCGTGCCATTCTCCCAGCCCTCCAAGTCAATTATCAGTTACGCCAATGCACATACGGTTGGTGTATACTTCTTACCAAGAATGTTTACTGTTTACCACCAACAGTTACAGTTTACCACGAAAAAGAATACCGTGTAAAGAAAAAACTTTTGGGACACCCATACCCACGTGAGTCAAGGTGCTTCCTCGAAAACCTCTTCTATGTTGTGCGTGCAAGCACTTAATACCCATTCGCACCGAGTTCCACCGAATGACTTTGGGCTCAAAGCAAGCAAACCGCCGTGGCTTGTCCACCAGGCCGTCCCGGTCTTCAAAAGATACGACAATGTTGCTACGATGCAAGTCGATACCCGCGTAGTACATGGGGCGCTTCTTAGATTGTTGATCGTTTGTTGACGAAACAATCACTTCAATCTTTTCGAGTGCCACTAACTACGCGGTTATCGTTTCACCATACTTAATTATCGGACGCATCTTTCACCTCGTCGAAGTCGTCCTTCCGGATTATCCTTCCGAATACGACTCCCGAGAACACGACTGTCTGATGGAATAAGTACCGAATAGAAACTATCGCGAAGTGGCTCGTATCGCCTCGGCGACACCCGCGGCGATGTCGGCGTGCCCGGCGGCGTTGGGATGCGGCCACATCATCCAAGGCAGCAAGTACTGAGCCGTTGCGTCACCCCAGCGGGCTTCGAGATCGACAACCGGCGCAGCGGCTTCGGTCGCGGCGGCGCGAATCAGAAAGTTGTAGCGACTCTCCAGCGGCAGCCAGGGCGGTCCGAATTTCGCGCGCGGCAGTTTCGGATAGGTGACGAAAACGAGTTGCGCGTCGTGGTCCGTTGCCAAGGACACGATGCTCCGGAGCGCTTTTTGAGTGCCCGCCACCGTATCGCGCCGGGGCAGGAATTCCTTGTTGTCGGGTCGGTCGGGATCCTCGCGCCACAACCGAAATGCCAGGCGGCGACGCTGCCACCAGTGCCACGTGCGGAGTGTCGGTCGCGGGCAGGTTTCGGCGGTCTGCGGATCGCCTTGCGGATACTCCTTGAGCAGCTCCAAAGGCATCGCATCCTGCACCCCGACGAACACCACAATCCACGCCGGCGACCACTTTTCCAGAGCCGACGGCAGCACGCCATCGGCGTCCGCGGTGGTCCAATCGGACGTCGAAAGTGTCGCAACGGTCGTTTTTTTACGTCCGTTCGGAAGCAAATCGGTCACCAAATGCGGCCACTTTTCTCGGTTTGTGACGCCCACGCCATAGGTCCAACCGTCTCCAAGACAAAGGATGACCTGCCCGCCGGCAGTCTCGAGCACCTCGCGCGGCTCGTAGCGGAAGTCGCCTCGCGGGGCTCCGTTCGGGCAAAAGGATGGCGGCGGCACCTCGCGGCCGGTCACGCGCAAGGCGATTTCAGCCACCAGAAGCAGCCCCAGGGGGACGAGCCACCAAAGCCGTTTTTTTCGCACACCTACTCCGGGTTGTGGTTGCCGGTATGCTACCTGAGGCGGCAGGCAAAAAAAATAGGCCCCACATGGGGCCCAACAATGCATGATTCGCTTTCCTCGCGGAAACGAATCCAGTTGAGGGAAATGAGTCGGTATCGGAAAGACCATTAAGTGGAATGGTCACAACCGGTATCGATAAACGACATCGGATTTGGCCGCCAACTTTTGGCAGACCACCTCGCGCCGGGTCTCGCGAACTACAGCCTGCCAAAGAGAGTTGATCGGTTGTTCGTTCGGTTTATTTACTTGCGGACGAATCTTCCGTCGTTTTCGCCTCAATCACTCGCCCCCGAGAACTGCACGGATAGTGCCAATTGCGGCGAGGCGTTCAATTCGCGCGAGAAATCAACAGGATGCCCGCCAGGCTTGCCGATGTACCGGCGAAGGCCGAAACAAGCAGCTTGTCAGAATTCTGAAATCAACGCCGAATATTCGCTTGAGGCTCGACGAAATACTTGATAACCACCTGTATTCATTGCGAATTTTTGCATCACAGCCTTCTCCGAGCGAAAAGCCCGATGGCGGGTATTTCGTTGAAATCAGAGTGTTAAATCAGGTGCTCGGAGACTGTGCCCGAACGTGGGTTTCCCCTTGAAAACAACCAGTCGCAATAATCGGTTGCCGGCGGAGGAGGCTCCGCGGTCGGACACGTTGCCGCCTTAGATTTCAACCAACGACGCTTCGCCATATGCCGCCTATCCACTTGATTTAATTGCTCATTGCGTTTTGCATCGGTGTTTGAAAGCCGCTTTTCTATTATGAATCACGCTGCATAATCATTTTTCTGTTGACAGGTTTTCAAAAGTTCGATATTACGAATATATAATATTTCGCAACTGCTTAACTGCTGTATTGACATCATTTGATGGAGGAGAACCGGATGTTGAAAAAAACCATTTGTAAGCGGCACGCCGACGTCTGCAAGGTGTTCGGCAATCCGCTTCGTATACGCATCATCGAAGAGTTGGTCGAACAGGATCGCACAACCAGCGAACTGGCGGAGATGCTCAAAGTCTCCCAGGTCAACGTGTCGCAGGCTCTTTCGATGATGCGCGAGCGTAACATCGTGGTGAGCCAGCGCGACGGTAACATCGTGCACCACAGCCTCGCCGACTCCAGAATTCGCAGAGTCTTTTATCTGATGCGCGAAATGCTGCTGGACAACCTCGAGCGCTCGGGCGAGTTGGCCCGTGAGGCGCGCGCGACGTTGGAGCCGGAGCAAGACGCGGACGACAAGGGTATCGCCATTTTGGACACCTGACATCGGAAAGGATCCTGACGTGAAAGTAACCCGTCGTGATTTCTTGAAAATTTCCAGCGCGACCTTTGCCGGCCTTACCGCATCCGGCTGCGGCGTGTGGAACCAAGTCGTGGATGGATCCGACCCCCGCGACCCGCGTTTTGGATACGGCGCCGATGCGAAAGTCATCCCCTCCTACTGCTCCATGTGCTACTGGAAATGCGGCCTGCTGGGCCACGTAGTCGACGGCAAATTGTGGAAGCTCACCGGCAATCCGAAAGACCCCCTCAGCCGCGGTAGGCTCTGCGGGCGCGGTACCTCCGGTGTCGGCATGCTCTACGATCCTGACCGCCTCCAAGCGCCGCTGATCCGCACGGAAAACGGCGGCGAGCAGCAGTATGAAACGGCCGCGTGGGACACGGCGCTCGCGCGCGCGGCGGAACTATTGCAGGGGGTGATCGACAAATACGGTCCCGAGAGCGTGGCGCTGCTGGTGCACGGGCAGTCGGGCGAATGGTTCAAGCCTTTGGCCAAGGCCATCGGCACGCCGAACATCGGCAAACCCAGCGCGGCGCAGTGCCGTGGTTCCCGCGACGTGGGCTATTTTCTCACGTACGGCCAGGGCATGGGATCGCCGGAGCCGCTCGACATCGAGAACTCGCGCGTGCTGATGCTTTTCGGTACGCATTTGGGCGAGAACATGCACGTGAGCCAGGTGCGCGAGTTTTCGCGATTCGTGGCCAAGACCATCGAGGGCAAGGCCAAGTTGATCGTCGCCGATCCGCGTTTTTCGGTCGCGGCGGGCAAGGCGTGGCGCTATCTGCCGATCAAGCCCAATACCGACCTGGCGCTGATGCTGGCGATGATGCATGTGATGTTGCACGAAGAAAACGAGAAGCCGCTGTACGACCACGCCTACGTCGAGAAATACGCCGCGGGCCTCGAGCAGCTTCGCGAACACGTCAAAGCCTACACCCCCGAATGGGCATACCGCGAAACGGGCATCAAGCCGGCGGTGACGCGAGAGATCGTGCACGCTTTGGCGGCGGCCGCGCCGCATGTGCTGATCCATCCCGGCCGCTTCAACGCGCGTGACGGCAACGACACGCAACGGGCACGGGCCTCGGCGATTCTTAACGCACTACTGGGTAGTTACGGTCGCAAGGGCGGTATTTTCCTTGCCGACGGGCCGCAGCTTGCGAAGCCTTCGCATCCGCCCTATCCGAAATCGGAGAGGCCGCACGTCAGCACGGGCAAGTACCAGGTTCCCAGCGGATCGCCGGTCATGCAGGACATCATCAACGCCACGATCAACCGGCAGCCGTACCCGATCAAGGCGTGGGTCGTGGTCGGTACGAATTTCTTCCAGTCGGTGCCGCATCACTACTACATGAAAATGGCGCTGGGGCAGCTCGACGCACTGATCGTGTGCGACGTCCTGCCAACCGAGCCGACCGCCTACGCGGACGTCGTGTTGCCGGAGTGCACGTACATGGAGCGACACGATCCGATCAACGCGAAGGGCTTCAAGCCCTCGTTTTTGTCGATCCGGCAGCCGTTGGTCGAGCCGATGTTCGACTCGAAACCGGGTTGGTGGATCGCCAAGAAGCTGGCCGAAAAAATGGGCCTGGGCGATTACTACCCCTTCCTCAACGCCGAACTGCACAACGACGATCAACTGCGTCGCGCCGGTCTGTCGCCGGAAAAAGTGAAGCAGCAGGGCGTCGTCGAGTTTAGCCCCGGGCCGCTGTATATCGAAGAGGGCCGCGTGCCGAAATTCGGGCCGACCGGGAAGATCGAACTATACGGGACGACGCTGGAATCCTTCGGCGGCGAGCCCCTTCCCTATTACCGTCCGCCCGAACCGATCAAGGATGGTTACCTGCGCCTGCTGTTCGGCCGCAGCCCGATCAAATCGTTCTCGCGCTCGGCGAACAACCCGCTTACCCACGATTTGGAAAACGACAACGAACTGTGGATTCACCCCAGCGCGGCAAAAATCCACACCGTGGCTGAGGGCGATTACGTCTACCTGGAGAATCAGTCGGGCAAACGTTCGAGTTCCAAGATTCGCGTGCGCCTCACCGAGCGCATCCGCCCCGACTGCGTCTACATGGTGCATGGCTGGGGCAGCCGATCCAAGCGCTTGAGCAGGGCTTACGGCCGAGGCGTCAACGACAACGAATTGATTACCAACGTGAAAATCGACCCAGTGATGGGCGCGACGGGCATGGGGATGAACGACGTGAAACTGGTCAAGACCGAAAAACGCGTACCCCAACACCTGCGCCGCGACTGCGACAGCCTGCAAGAGGAAGGCCCCATCCGCGGGCTCAAGGGCGGCGGGGGCAAGGGCAGTCAGATCAACATCATTTAACACGGCAGGAGATAGAAAATGAAAAAGCGTCTCGCCATGGTGATCGACACCCGCCGGTGTGTGGGCTGCATGGACTGTGTCATCGCCTGCCAGACCGAAAACAACGTGCCCGAGGGTTTCCATCGCGATTGGATCGCCACGGTCACCGAGGGCCGCTTCCCCAAATTGCGCACAGAGATCCGCAGCGAACGCTGCCATCATTGCGACCGCCCGCCATGCGTGACGGTCTGCCCCACCGGCGCCAGCTACAAAAACGACGACGGCGTTGTGCTGGTGGACCCCGCACTGTGCACCGGCTGCAAGGCCTGCGTGGCGGCCTGTCCCTATTTCGCGCGGTTCACCAACCCGGCGGGCTACGCCGACAAGTGCACTTTCTGCACGCACCGCACGAGCCGTGGCGACCTGCCCGCCTGCGTGTCGGTTTGCCCCACCGAGTGTTTGCACTTCGGGGATATCGCCGATCCGGAAAGCGAGGTGCGGCGTTTGATCGAAACCAACGAGTACAAGCGCCTGCGTCCGGAATTGGGCACCGAACCGCAGCTTTATTTTCTGGTTCACGGCGGCACGCGCGGTTGGTTGGACACACCGGATGATTTTGCGTCCACCGGTAGCGGCGCGGCGGCGGCGACGACGACCGCCCCAGCACCTCCACCGGCCCCGGCGGCGAAACCAGCCGGGGAGAAAAAGGGCGATGCGGCGTTTGAGGATTCGGGATGTTGACCTTCGCCTTGGGCGACGTGAGGAGCGACTGCAATGATTGAGAAACTGCTGACTCGTAACAACCCGCTGATCGATCCGCACCTGGAAATCTGGGAGTGGCAGGTGCCGTTGTATCTGTTCCTCGGCGGTCTGTGCGCCGGGCTGCTGATCCTTTCGGCGTTATTGGTGTTGCTGAAACGCGAGCAGGATTTCCCCTTCAGCACGAAGTGGGGGGCGCTATTGGCGCCGGCGTTTTTATCGCTGGGTATGGCCTGCTTATTCTGGGACCTCTCTAGCAAACTGCACGTATTTCGCTTCTACACGGCCTTCAAACCGATGTCGGCTCTGTCGTGGGGCGCTTGGCTGTTAGTGTTGGTGTATCCGGCCAACCTGCTCTTTCTGGTTATGCTGTGGAAGTTGCCGGATTTCGTACCGCAGAAAATCACCGGTTGGTACGACAAACTGCGCGCCGTCGTCCTTACCTACAAAACGCCGCTGGCGGTGATCAACTTGGCGCTCGGCCTGGGCGTGGGGATCTACACGGGCGTGTTTCTTTCGAGCCTCGTGGCGATCCGTCTCTGGAATTCGGCGCTGATGGGCCCACTGTTTCTTATCTCGGGGCTCTCGACCGCCGCGGCGCTGGCCGTGCTGTTCGAACGCGGCCATCGTGAAAAGCACCAATTGGGCGCAGCGGATTCGGGTCTGATCCTCGTCGAACTGGCGTTGCTGTTACTGCTGGTGATCGACCTGTTGGCCGGTTGCGGCGGCAACCGATGCGCGGCGCAGTTCTTGCTCACTGATGGCGTGGCGCATATTTTTTGGATCGGGCTGGTGGGCCTCGGCCTGCTGGTGCCGTTGGTGCTGGAAGTGTTCAACAACTTCACCGGCAACGTCCGCGCCTTTTGGGTGGCGCCGCTTCTGGTGCTCTCGGGCGGACTGATTCTGCGCTTTCTGATGGTGATTACCGGCCAGGAAGTCATTTGCACTCTGGCCTTCTAGCAAACGCGAGGACGCGACCATGCAGCAAAAACCGTACTTGAATCCCTACCTCGCGGGCATCTTGCTCGGCTTGGTGATTCTCTTGTCGTTTTTCCTTTCCGGCAGAGGCCTCGGAGCGTCGGGCGGAGTATCGACAATCATCGCCTCCGGCGTTCACGCTGTGGCTCCCACTTTCGCCGAAGCCCATCCTTATTTCGGCAAATATTTCGACAAAGCCACCGACGGCCATGCCAACGCTTGGAAGGTCTTTCTTTTCTTCGGCGTATTGGTCGGCGGCTTCCTTTCCGGAATCTTCTCCGGCCGGGTTCGCAAAGACCTTGAAAGGGGACCGAACATCAGCGCGCGAAGTCGCCTGCTGCTGGCTTTTGTCGGCGGCATTGTGATGGGGTTCGGCGCGCGTCTGGCGCGGGGCTGCGCAAGCGGCCAGGGCCTTTCGGGCGCGGCGGTGTTCGCTTCGGGTAGTTGGCTTTTCCTGTTGGCCCTGTTCGCGGGCGCATTCGCGGCGGCATATTTCGTACGCCGGCAGTGGATATAGGGGGCGATCATGAACGGACCACTGGCTTTAACGGGTGTGATCGGCGGCAACTTGGACATCATCGGCGCGTTTGTGATCGGCCTTTCGTTCGGATTGGTGATCGAACAGGCGGGTTTCTCGTCCGCGCGACGTGTCGCGGCGTTTTTCTACGGTCGCAACATGGCGGTACCGCGCGTGATGTTTACCGCGATCGTGACGGCGGCGGCAGGTTTGCTGTTAGCCAGTGCGTTCGGTTTGGTCGACGCCTCGCTGCTGACGGTCAACACAACCTACATTCTGCCCCACTTGCTCGGCGGTTTGCTCGTCGGAGTCGGCATGGCGACCACCGGTTTTTGCCCCGGCACCGCGCTGACATCGGTGAGTATCGGCCGACTGGACGCGATGGCGGCGTTGGCCGGGATCTTCGTGGGCGTGGCGTCCTTCGGCTTCGCCATGCCGGTCGTGGAGAAAGTGTATTACGCCACCCGCGTGGGCAACGTGACGTTGATGCAAACCTTGGGCGTATCCGCCGGGTATCTGACGGCGGCGCTGGCGGTCGCGGCGGTGGTGATGTTCGCCTTGCTCGGCTGGGTGGAACGGCGCTTCGGCGAATACCGCGACGGTGAAGAACCGGTGTTGGTCAAACAGTTCGCGGGTGCCGGGCGGTGGCTGGCCGCCGCGACGGTCGTTGTCGGATTGATGGCCGGTCTCGCCGGTTTCTCATACCTGCCGGGCGATCGTTCGGAATCGGAATTCGTGGGGAAAGATTTTCAATCGTATTTCGCCTTCATGCCCGAAGGCGGTTACGCGGTCGAGCCGGGGCAGTTGGAAGAGATGATCAACGGCGGCTTGCGGCCGCATTATCTGGTCGACGTGCGCTCGCGCGCCGAACTGAAAACGGGTGCGCTGCCCGGCGCGGTACACATCGACGCGCGGCAGTTGCGCACCGCTGAGCAAATC
It encodes:
- a CDS encoding sulfite exporter TauE/SafE family protein, which encodes TGKELFVINLWLAVPLAMATGFFAGMVGVSGGSFLVPLMVIACGVPMRIAVGTASAMVAATAFAGFMGHALHGNFNPTWAIPIAGITIFGGILGGKIALKSNPKYLKLLFAVTTLIAAVLMLVNASVAK
- a CDS encoding radical SAM protein; its protein translation is MGLNGRVLLLQAPVPGSHNRLVAKPSAIPPLGIGYLASVLIRDGFDVRLHDMDVEDIDVEPLRAILADFQPAVVGISTTTLTFKNGLRVAKVVKEQLRTSVVCLGGPHVSVRPQDALQNAFVDLVICGEGERSFQELCRAVAAKKPLPAEIPGTVWKVGPKTKTMPKRERIRDLDALPFPARHLMPLDRYNIPGTVLTSRGCPFNCGFCAGPVVLGRAYIERSAERVVDEVQLCIDMFGLTSFYFVDDTMTHNIARLGRICDGLTKIRVPEKLGRKLKWTCESRADVISAEILQRMRDAGCTTIQFGMESGSQDLLNKLGKKITLQQVENAVKWSVDAGISPVLSMVFPHPDETRQTMEQSFDFVRKLYDLGVEKIIPALLTLFPGTRFMDQKEELGLTLLTDDTDEYNLGTPILTTRHMTREDISNGYTQLLMLTQLNGRDLVGGISLKPS
- a CDS encoding PqqD family protein — its product is MNVTVKRSLDATPRRTNECCLGDIDRGERISVYGFRYLLCLEGTALRIWQLIDGTHTINEIIDQLAGEFAVPNRAAMEYEVVSYFDRLEKIGLVAWRLRPLFEEVQLDGT
- a CDS encoding SGNH/GDSL hydrolase family protein produces the protein MRKKRLWWLVPLGLLLVAEIALRVTGREVPPPSFCPNGAPRGDFRYEPREVLETAGGQVILCLGDGWTYGVGVTNREKWPHLVTDLLPNGRKKTTVATLSTSDWTTADADGVLPSALEKWSPAWIVVFVGVQDAMPLELLKEYPQGDPQTAETCPRPTLRTWHWWQRRRLAFRLWREDPDRPDNKEFLPRRDTVAGTQKALRSIVSLATDHDAQLVFVTYPKLPRAKFGPPWLPLESRYNFLIRAAATEAAAPVVDLEARWGDATAQYLLPWMMWPHPNAAGHADIAAGVAEAIRATSR
- a CDS encoding metalloregulator ArsR/SmtB family transcription factor, whose protein sequence is MLKKTICKRHADVCKVFGNPLRIRIIEELVEQDRTTSELAEMLKVSQVNVSQALSMMRERNIVVSQRDGNIVHHSLADSRIRRVFYLMREMLLDNLERSGELAREARATLEPEQDADDKGIAILDT
- a CDS encoding molybdopterin-dependent oxidoreductase; translation: MKVTRRDFLKISSATFAGLTASGCGVWNQVVDGSDPRDPRFGYGADAKVIPSYCSMCYWKCGLLGHVVDGKLWKLTGNPKDPLSRGRLCGRGTSGVGMLYDPDRLQAPLIRTENGGEQQYETAAWDTALARAAELLQGVIDKYGPESVALLVHGQSGEWFKPLAKAIGTPNIGKPSAAQCRGSRDVGYFLTYGQGMGSPEPLDIENSRVLMLFGTHLGENMHVSQVREFSRFVAKTIEGKAKLIVADPRFSVAAGKAWRYLPIKPNTDLALMLAMMHVMLHEENEKPLYDHAYVEKYAAGLEQLREHVKAYTPEWAYRETGIKPAVTREIVHALAAAAPHVLIHPGRFNARDGNDTQRARASAILNALLGSYGRKGGIFLADGPQLAKPSHPPYPKSERPHVSTGKYQVPSGSPVMQDIINATINRQPYPIKAWVVVGTNFFQSVPHHYYMKMALGQLDALIVCDVLPTEPTAYADVVLPECTYMERHDPINAKGFKPSFLSIRQPLVEPMFDSKPGWWIAKKLAEKMGLGDYYPFLNAELHNDDQLRRAGLSPEKVKQQGVVEFSPGPLYIEEGRVPKFGPTGKIELYGTTLESFGGEPLPYYRPPEPIKDGYLRLLFGRSPIKSFSRSANNPLTHDLENDNELWIHPSAAKIHTVAEGDYVYLENQSGKRSSSKIRVRLTERIRPDCVYMVHGWGSRSKRLSRAYGRGVNDNELITNVKIDPVMGATGMGMNDVKLVKTEKRVPQHLRRDCDSLQEEGPIRGLKGGGGKGSQINII
- a CDS encoding 4Fe-4S dicluster domain-containing protein — encoded protein: MKKRLAMVIDTRRCVGCMDCVIACQTENNVPEGFHRDWIATVTEGRFPKLRTEIRSERCHHCDRPPCVTVCPTGASYKNDDGVVLVDPALCTGCKACVAACPYFARFTNPAGYADKCTFCTHRTSRGDLPACVSVCPTECLHFGDIADPESEVRRLIETNEYKRLRPELGTEPQLYFLVHGGTRGWLDTPDDFASTGSGAAAATTTAPAPPPAPAAKPAGEKKGDAAFEDSGC
- the nrfD gene encoding NrfD/PsrC family molybdoenzyme membrane anchor subunit, with translation MIEKLLTRNNPLIDPHLEIWEWQVPLYLFLGGLCAGLLILSALLVLLKREQDFPFSTKWGALLAPAFLSLGMACLFWDLSSKLHVFRFYTAFKPMSALSWGAWLLVLVYPANLLFLVMLWKLPDFVPQKITGWYDKLRAVVLTYKTPLAVINLALGLGVGIYTGVFLSSLVAIRLWNSALMGPLFLISGLSTAAALAVLFERGHREKHQLGAADSGLILVELALLLLLVIDLLAGCGGNRCAAQFLLTDGVAHIFWIGLVGLGLLVPLVLEVFNNFTGNVRAFWVAPLLVLSGGLILRFLMVITGQEVICTLAF
- a CDS encoding YeeE/YedE thiosulfate transporter family protein, translated to MQQKPYLNPYLAGILLGLVILLSFFLSGRGLGASGGVSTIIASGVHAVAPTFAEAHPYFGKYFDKATDGHANAWKVFLFFGVLVGGFLSGIFSGRVRKDLERGPNISARSRLLLAFVGGIVMGFGARLARGCASGQGLSGAAVFASGSWLFLLALFAGAFAAAYFVRRQWI
- a CDS encoding rhodanese-like domain-containing protein, with the translated sequence MNGPLALTGVIGGNLDIIGAFVIGLSFGLVIEQAGFSSARRVAAFFYGRNMAVPRVMFTAIVTAAAGLLLASAFGLVDASLLTVNTTYILPHLLGGLLVGVGMATTGFCPGTALTSVSIGRLDAMAALAGIFVGVASFGFAMPVVEKVYYATRVGNVTLMQTLGVSAGYLTAALAVAAVVMFALLGWVERRFGEYRDGEEPVLVKQFAGAGRWLAAATVVVGLMAGLAGFSYLPGDRSESEFVGKDFQSYFAFMPEGGYAVEPGQLEEMINGGLRPHYLVDVRSRAELKTGALPGAVHIDARQLRTAEQIAELKRIKRPIVLYDQNGSKAFQLLPLLRANEIEAYALAGGLDAYALHQSGGASPTLQPGKAAPPPPPSPTPSAPAGNKKGAAFEDSGC